One stretch of Chryseobacterium scophthalmum DNA includes these proteins:
- a CDS encoding ABC-F family ATP-binding cassette domain-containing protein, translating into MLFLHNISFGFPAGNLLFNSINLTIPTHSKSALVGSNGMGKSTLLKIIANEIEPLAGNVNIHGDIFYVPQMFGNFNDLTVAECLKIDQKLDALQKITNGKVDEIYFETLNDDWDIEERCQNALKYWKLEDLDLNQTLESLSGGQKTKVFLAGIQINQPEIILLDEPTNHLDLEGRNLLYDFIEKTNSTVVIVSHDRTLLNLVDTIFELSNQGISTYGGNYDFYAEQKAIENEALQNDIHSKERALKKAKEKERETLERKQKLDARGKGKQEKSGVARIMMNTLRNNAEKNSSKLKSVHAEKINDISGDLRDLRSSVRNADQMKVNFNDSNLHSGKILISAAEINFKYHEENLWKENLNLEIRSGDRISIKGSNGSGKTTLIKLLLGDLQPFVGTISKSEFQTIYIDQEYSLIDRNATVYEFAEKFNDNAMPESEVKTLLSRFLFGKETWDKIGDVLSGGERLRLLLCGLSISNKAPDMIILDEPTNNLDLQNVEILTNSIKDYHGTLLVISHDEVFLDEICVSCEILLKF; encoded by the coding sequence ATGCTTTTTCTACATAATATATCCTTTGGGTTTCCAGCGGGGAATCTGCTTTTTAATTCTATCAATTTAACGATACCTACTCATTCAAAATCGGCTTTGGTCGGAAGTAACGGCATGGGGAAATCTACCTTGCTGAAAATTATTGCAAACGAAATTGAACCTTTGGCAGGAAATGTCAATATTCATGGAGATATTTTCTATGTTCCACAGATGTTTGGAAATTTTAATGATTTGACGGTTGCGGAATGTTTGAAAATCGATCAAAAACTTGATGCACTTCAAAAAATAACCAATGGCAAAGTGGATGAAATTTATTTTGAAACTTTAAATGATGATTGGGACATTGAAGAACGCTGTCAAAATGCCTTGAAATATTGGAAACTTGAAGATTTAGATTTAAACCAAACTTTGGAAAGTTTGAGTGGCGGACAAAAAACAAAGGTTTTTCTTGCAGGAATTCAAATCAATCAGCCTGAAATTATTTTACTCGACGAACCTACGAATCATCTCGATTTGGAAGGTCGAAATCTGTTGTACGATTTTATTGAAAAAACAAATTCAACGGTTGTGATTGTGAGTCATGACCGAACTTTGCTGAATTTAGTTGATACTATTTTTGAACTGAGCAATCAGGGGATTTCAACATATGGAGGAAATTATGATTTTTATGCCGAACAAAAAGCAATTGAAAATGAAGCTTTGCAAAACGATATTCATTCTAAAGAACGTGCTTTGAAAAAAGCTAAAGAAAAGGAACGTGAAACTTTGGAACGCAAGCAAAAACTCGATGCACGAGGAAAAGGAAAGCAGGAAAAATCGGGTGTTGCAAGAATTATGATGAATACACTTCGTAATAATGCGGAGAAAAATTCCTCAAAATTAAAGTCTGTTCATGCCGAGAAAATCAATGATATTTCTGGTGATTTGCGGGATTTGCGTTCGTCGGTGAGAAATGCTGACCAGATGAAAGTGAATTTTAATGATTCGAATTTGCATTCGGGAAAAATCTTGATTTCGGCGGCGGAAATTAATTTTAAATATCATGAAGAAAATCTTTGGAAAGAAAATCTCAATCTTGAAATCCGAAGTGGAGACCGAATTTCTATCAAAGGTTCGAATGGTTCTGGGAAAACGACTTTGATAAAACTGTTGTTGGGAGATTTGCAACCTTTTGTCGGAACTATTTCGAAGTCAGAGTTTCAGACAATTTATATTGACCAAGAATATTCTTTAATTGATAGAAATGCAACGGTTTATGAATTTGCTGAAAAGTTCAATGATAATGCAATGCCGGAATCTGAAGTGAAAACTTTGCTTTCAAGATTTTTATTTGGAAAGGAAACCTGGGATAAAATAGGTGATGTTCTGAGCGGTGGAGAACGTCTGCGACTTTTGCTTTGCGGACTTTCCATCAGTAATAAAGCTCCCGATATGATTATTCTCGATGAACCTACGAATAATTTAGACCTTCAAAACGTGGAAATTCTGACGAATTCTATTAAGGATTATCATGGAACTTTGCTGGTGATTTCGCATGATGAAGTTTTTTTGGATGAGATTTGTGTAAGTTGTGAGATTTTGTTGAAATTTTAA
- a CDS encoding putative phage abortive infection protein, producing the protein MDYKNYLISNKRILDANEFGDYFGGIMNPIIGLSAAFITFLAFYIQFVANKQITNQFKVQQFESHFYEMLRLHKENVNEIQIEQTTLVSNRTSAGVHINWTKSYNEIKGRDVFIYFSNELEIAYKTILKINFDKEIAFDEAYKTFFNGLEKEDKFFNELLAIKNIHKTEFIDRTVKTKQSSNEIDGITIKSTFPLFEGHENNLGHYYRHLYHTVKFVVNYDNKIIDYTNKRKYLQLLRAQLSNFEQVMLFYNWVSGYGKAWEDNKFFSDYRMIHNLSSKLFLDEDFFIKIKEDIRINNPKFLTIPNKLNDYLYESDG; encoded by the coding sequence ATGGATTATAAAAATTATTTAATATCAAACAAGAGGATTTTAGACGCTAATGAATTTGGCGACTATTTTGGAGGAATTATGAATCCAATAATAGGTCTAAGCGCAGCTTTTATAACCTTTTTAGCATTCTATATTCAATTCGTTGCTAATAAGCAAATTACTAATCAATTTAAAGTTCAACAATTTGAATCTCATTTTTATGAAATGCTAAGACTACATAAAGAAAATGTAAATGAAATTCAAATCGAACAAACCACTTTAGTTTCAAATAGAACTTCAGCTGGAGTACACATTAATTGGACTAAATCTTATAATGAAATAAAGGGAAGAGACGTATTTATTTATTTCTCAAATGAATTAGAAATTGCTTATAAAACCATTCTAAAAATTAATTTTGATAAAGAAATTGCTTTTGATGAAGCATATAAAACATTTTTTAACGGTTTAGAAAAAGAGGATAAATTTTTTAATGAACTTTTAGCAATTAAAAATATACATAAAACTGAATTTATAGATAGAACAGTTAAAACAAAACAATCATCTAACGAAATTGATGGTATTACTATTAAATCTACATTTCCGTTATTTGAAGGACATGAAAATAATCTAGGACATTACTACAGACATTTGTATCATACAGTTAAATTCGTTGTTAATTATGATAATAAGATTATTGACTATACAAATAAAAGAAAATATTTACAATTACTCAGAGCTCAACTCAGCAATTTTGAACAAGTTATGTTATTCTATAATTGGGTTTCAGGATATGGAAAAGCATGGGAAGACAATAAATTTTTCAGCGATTACAGAATGATTCATAACTTATCTAGCAAATTATTTTTAGATGAAGATTTTTTCATCAAGATAAAAGAAGATATAAGAATAAATAATCCAAAATTTTTAACAATACCTAATAAATTAAATGATTATTTATATGAATCTGATGGTTAA
- a CDS encoding alpha/beta fold hydrolase, whose product MKSLQKSGYLSENTTNQTQLFYTLFYPEEIPVKATLQVVHGMQEHSGRYSEIAEYFANRGFAVLTYDHLGHGKSVKEKKDIGFFQRNNPDEKLITDAEKMSKFLMEQYPDVPHFILGHSMGSFITRCLLQKTSNKFSGAIITGTGGPLTGINLVKTYFSLANKLAPQKRTFFNNIFNIVNNKQFKKDKDFSDTSWLSLNLANRNAFSKDELCGIPFTNNAFYALFNIYKKATARNWAQTIPKSFPFLFVSGQNDPIGDFGKGVTKTVDNLKLDGFKNVDMKIYPEMRHEILNEEIRENVLNEIHQWILKLLK is encoded by the coding sequence ATGAAATCACTACAAAAATCAGGATACTTATCTGAAAATACCACCAATCAAACCCAACTCTTTTACACTTTATTTTATCCCGAAGAAATTCCTGTAAAAGCAACCTTACAAGTCGTTCATGGGATGCAGGAACACAGTGGAAGATATTCAGAAATTGCAGAATATTTTGCCAATCGAGGATTTGCGGTGTTGACTTATGACCATTTAGGACACGGAAAATCGGTAAAAGAAAAGAAAGATATTGGATTTTTTCAACGCAACAATCCGGATGAAAAACTGATTACTGATGCCGAAAAGATGAGCAAATTTCTGATGGAGCAATATCCTGATGTTCCACATTTCATTTTGGGACATTCGATGGGTTCTTTTATTACGCGGTGTCTTCTTCAAAAAACAAGCAATAAGTTTTCCGGTGCTATTATTACAGGAACGGGCGGACCTTTAACAGGAATTAATTTGGTGAAAACCTATTTTTCTTTAGCTAATAAACTAGCTCCTCAAAAACGAACTTTTTTCAATAACATTTTTAATATTGTCAACAACAAACAATTTAAAAAAGATAAAGATTTTAGCGATACAAGCTGGCTCAGCCTGAATCTAGCCAATAGAAATGCGTTTTCTAAGGATGAACTTTGTGGAATTCCGTTCACCAACAATGCGTTTTATGCGTTATTCAATATATATAAAAAAGCAACTGCGAGAAATTGGGCACAAACCATTCCGAAGTCCTTCCCTTTTCTTTTTGTAAGCGGGCAAAATGACCCCATCGGAGATTTTGGAAAAGGCGTGACGAAGACTGTTGATAATTTAAAGCTCGACGGATTTAAAAATGTAGATATGAAAATATATCCTGAAATGCGTCATGAAATACTGAATGAAGAAATCAGAGAAAACGTGTTGAATGAAATTCATCAATGGATTTTGAAACTTTTAAAATAA
- a CDS encoding YrhB domain-containing protein has protein sequence MQENSKDEYLKIAREYLLENIGDDVDVVEEYAENFEDLFYFSYQSKEFLMTADFEDMLIGQGPMFIIKKDGRIVNYGSAFGSKTARIDVINKLNKERLVRIFQKDYDIWKDNYSWVINKLHEDDKEGVISLLLKYKVQYVLTNQNKENSYHYYNKEQLQKKFKKLPLNLGNRFNDYLYNVLVELINKYPYCEFTLLQESQ, from the coding sequence ATGCAAGAAAACTCAAAAGATGAATATTTAAAAATAGCAAGAGAATATCTTTTAGAAAACATTGGTGATGATGTAGATGTTGTTGAAGAATATGCAGAAAATTTTGAAGATTTATTTTATTTTTCATATCAATCAAAAGAATTTTTGATGACTGCAGATTTTGAAGACATGCTTATCGGACAAGGTCCAATGTTTATTATTAAAAAAGATGGAAGAATAGTCAATTATGGAAGTGCTTTTGGAAGTAAAACAGCAAGAATTGACGTTATAAATAAATTAAATAAAGAAAGATTAGTCCGAATTTTTCAAAAAGATTACGATATTTGGAAAGACAATTATAGTTGGGTAATTAATAAACTTCATGAAGATGATAAGGAGGGAGTAATTTCACTTCTTTTGAAATATAAAGTTCAATATGTTCTTACAAATCAAAACAAAGAGAACTCATATCACTATTATAATAAAGAACAACTCCAAAAGAAATTTAAAAAATTACCCTTGAATTTAGGAAACCGATTTAATGACTACCTTTATAATGTACTTGTTGAACTTATCAACAAGTATCCATATTGTGAGTTTACACTTTTACAAGAGTCTCAATAA
- a CDS encoding adenylosuccinate synthase yields the protein MSTYVVVGLQYGDEGKGKITDVLSAKSDYVVRFQGGDNAGHTVYVGDEKFVLHLLPSGVLQCKGKCIIANGVVVNPKSFIKEVNQIESKNMRTDHIFISRRAHVIMPYHILLDTYREEEHGGTQIGTTKKGIGPCYEDKIARIGIRMVDLLNPEILRDKIEKNLKVKNSLFEKYYGKPTLDVEEIYNEYLEIGKQLQDRIVDTELELNEAIRDGKNVLFEGAQALMLDIDFGTYPYVTSSSPSTGGVCTGAGVPPTSLQNLIGVAKAYCTRVGNGPFPSELDNELGEKIRQIGGEFGATTGRPRRTGWLDLVSLKHACMINGINNLVITKLDVLTGIENLKIVTHYKTEDGKIIDYFTSSTEKLYNYEPIYQDLPGWNEDLTKVRSYDELPDTAQKYIEFIEKYLGINVYLVSVGPERSQNIIRKELF from the coding sequence ATGTCAACTTACGTAGTTGTAGGTCTTCAATATGGAGATGAAGGTAAAGGAAAAATAACGGATGTTTTATCGGCAAAATCAGATTATGTAGTGCGTTTCCAAGGAGGCGACAACGCTGGTCACACGGTTTATGTAGGCGATGAAAAGTTTGTTTTGCACCTTCTTCCATCGGGAGTTCTTCAGTGCAAAGGGAAGTGTATCATTGCCAATGGAGTAGTGGTAAATCCTAAATCTTTCATTAAGGAGGTGAATCAGATCGAAAGCAAAAACATGAGAACTGATCACATTTTCATCAGCAGAAGAGCGCATGTCATCATGCCTTACCACATTCTTTTGGATACTTACCGTGAGGAAGAGCACGGAGGAACGCAAATCGGGACTACTAAAAAAGGAATCGGACCATGTTATGAAGATAAGATTGCAAGAATCGGTATCAGAATGGTAGATCTTTTGAATCCTGAGATTTTAAGAGATAAAATTGAGAAAAACTTAAAAGTTAAAAACTCTCTTTTCGAAAAATATTACGGAAAACCGACTTTGGATGTTGAAGAGATCTACAATGAATATTTAGAGATCGGGAAGCAACTTCAAGATAGAATCGTAGATACTGAATTAGAATTAAACGAAGCCATCAGAGACGGTAAAAACGTATTGTTTGAAGGAGCGCAAGCTTTGATGTTAGACATCGACTTCGGAACATATCCTTACGTTACTTCATCTTCTCCTTCAACTGGAGGAGTTTGTACAGGAGCGGGAGTTCCGCCAACTTCACTTCAAAACTTGATTGGTGTTGCAAAAGCATACTGTACAAGAGTTGGAAACGGACCTTTCCCATCTGAATTAGACAACGAATTGGGTGAGAAAATCAGACAGATCGGTGGTGAATTCGGAGCAACTACAGGTAGACCAAGAAGAACAGGTTGGTTAGACCTTGTTTCTTTGAAGCACGCTTGTATGATCAATGGGATCAATAACTTGGTAATTACGAAATTAGATGTTCTTACAGGAATTGAAAACCTTAAAATCGTTACTCATTACAAAACTGAAGACGGAAAAATCATCGATTATTTCACCTCTTCAACAGAAAAATTATACAACTACGAACCAATCTATCAAGATCTACCGGGTTGGAACGAAGACTTGACGAAAGTAAGAAGCTACGACGAGCTTCCTGATACTGCTCAAAAATACATCGAGTTTATCGAGAAGTATTTAGGAATCAACGTATACTTGGTTTCTGTAGGTCCTGAAAGAAGTCAGAACATCATCAGAAAAGAATTGTTCTAA
- a CDS encoding energy transducer TonB, translated as MKHLEHNQEFRLNEILFENRNKAYGAYVLRTESDRILTKAFFIGVGLLAAVSIIPTVISAFQSTESEPTGTTQGPIVLVIPDEPVVKPPEKVTPPEKVTPPPPSVKQYNATIATPTRNADESNIVKDIPKDAVAGVKNDFIAPPATPGVHIPAASDSGSGTIVPPKIVIPTDPGPDNSVKGTDELSVTAKFEGGIDAFRNKVMNKFDVSAFQDEGTVNTTVTFIVERDGTISDIKTNGKDASFNAEAIRTIKAVKGKWEPGKNKKGESVRSYFKFPITMKFDN; from the coding sequence ATGAAACACCTAGAACACAACCAGGAATTTCGACTGAACGAAATCCTTTTCGAAAACCGTAACAAAGCGTATGGTGCGTATGTATTAAGAACAGAATCAGACAGGATTTTAACCAAAGCATTTTTTATAGGTGTCGGTTTATTGGCTGCGGTTTCTATTATTCCAACTGTAATTTCTGCTTTTCAATCAACTGAGTCGGAGCCAACTGGAACAACACAAGGACCCATTGTATTGGTCATCCCGGATGAACCTGTTGTAAAACCACCTGAAAAAGTGACTCCACCTGAAAAGGTAACACCACCGCCTCCGAGTGTAAAACAATATAATGCTACAATTGCTACCCCTACAAGAAATGCAGATGAGAGTAATATTGTAAAAGATATTCCGAAAGATGCAGTTGCTGGTGTGAAGAATGATTTTATAGCGCCACCTGCAACACCAGGTGTTCATATTCCTGCCGCTTCAGATTCTGGATCTGGAACAATTGTTCCGCCAAAGATTGTTATACCAACTGATCCGGGACCTGATAATTCAGTAAAAGGAACAGATGAATTAAGTGTAACAGCTAAATTCGAAGGCGGTATCGATGCTTTCAGAAATAAAGTGATGAATAAGTTTGATGTTTCTGCTTTTCAAGATGAAGGAACTGTAAATACAACAGTTACTTTTATTGTAGAAAGAGACGGAACCATTTCTGATATTAAAACCAACGGAAAAGATGCTTCTTTCAACGCAGAAGCAATCAGAACCATTAAAGCCGTAAAAGGAAAATGGGAGCCTGGTAAAAATAAAAAAGGGGAATCTGTAAGAAGTTATTTTAAGTTTCCAATTACCATGAAATTTGATAATTAA
- a CDS encoding ParA family protein yields the protein MAKIIGIANQKGGVGKTTTAVNLAAALGVLEKKILIIDADPQANATSGLGVEDVPYSTYNLLEHSVETRNCIQRTTTPNLDIVPSHIDLVAAEIELVDKDNREYMLKKALEEVRDDYDYIIIDCAPSLGLITVNALTAADSVIIPIQCEYFALEGLGKLLNTIKNVQKIHNKDLDIEGLLLTMYDSRLRLSNQVVEEVNSHFPEMVFETIISRNVRLSEAPSFGESILNYDAESKGAIQYIQLAEEVLLRNEKLVKN from the coding sequence ATGGCAAAAATTATAGGTATCGCTAATCAGAAAGGTGGAGTAGGAAAGACTACTACTGCCGTAAATTTAGCTGCAGCATTAGGAGTTTTAGAAAAGAAAATCTTAATCATTGATGCAGATCCACAGGCAAATGCAACATCAGGTCTTGGTGTGGAAGATGTGCCGTATTCTACCTATAATCTTTTGGAACACAGTGTTGAAACAAGAAACTGTATTCAGCGAACAACAACTCCGAATCTGGATATCGTACCTTCTCACATCGATTTGGTAGCTGCTGAAATTGAATTGGTAGACAAAGATAACCGTGAGTACATGCTGAAAAAAGCATTGGAAGAAGTAAGAGACGATTACGATTATATCATCATCGACTGTGCTCCGAGTTTAGGTTTAATTACAGTGAATGCTTTAACGGCTGCAGATTCTGTAATTATCCCAATTCAGTGTGAGTATTTTGCTTTGGAAGGTCTTGGAAAACTTTTGAACACGATTAAAAATGTTCAGAAAATCCATAATAAAGATTTAGATATCGAAGGATTATTGTTAACGATGTATGATAGCCGTTTAAGACTTTCAAATCAGGTGGTGGAAGAAGTAAACTCACACTTCCCAGAAATGGTTTTTGAAACAATTATCAGCAGAAATGTAAGATTAAGTGAAGCGCCAAGTTTTGGTGAAAGTATCTTGAACTATGATGCTGAAAGTAAAGGAGCGATCCAATACATTCAGCTTGCAGAAGAAGTTTTGTTGAGAAACGAAAAATTAGTAAAAAATTAA